The following coding sequences are from one Lolium rigidum isolate FL_2022 chromosome 6, APGP_CSIRO_Lrig_0.1, whole genome shotgun sequence window:
- the LOC124659438 gene encoding uncharacterized protein LOC124659438 encodes MGLFKGSFTFILGMGCGVYVAQNYSVPDVKKLYNTYSFVAQYLEKTYRKPEKEED; translated from the coding sequence ATGGGGCTATTCAAGGGAAGCTTCACATTTATTCTGGGAATGGGATGTGGTGTCTATGTAGCTCAGAACTACAGTGTTCCAGATGTCAAGAAGTTGTACAATACGTACTCTTTTGTGGCACAGTACCTTGAAAAAACTTACCGTAAGCCAGAGAAAGAGGAAGACTGA